One window from the genome of Anolis sagrei isolate rAnoSag1 chromosome 4, rAnoSag1.mat, whole genome shotgun sequence encodes:
- the PRPF38B gene encoding pre-mRNA-splicing factor 38B gives MANNCPVLGAGNCHQPPPQHQQPPQPPGPPAGAVLSPPPLPLQSAGPKPAASGKQGNVLPLWGNEKTMNLNPMILTNILSSPYFKVQLYELKTYHEVVDEIYFKVTHVEPWEKGSRKTAGQTGMCGGVRGVGTGGIVSTAFCLLYKLFTLKLTRKQVMGLITHTDSPYIRALGFMYIRYTQPPTDLWDWFESFLDDEEDLDVKAGGGCVMTIGEMLRSFLTKLEWFSTLFPRIPVPVQKNIDQQIKARPRKIKKDGKEGVEEVDRHAERRRSRSPRRSLSPRRSPRRSRSRSRHREGRGSSSFDRELERERERQRLEREAKERDRERRQSRSSDRTLERRRSRSRERHRSRSRDRKGDRRERDREREKENERSRKKERDYDKDRGIERERERSRERDRSREKSKDRKSKSEIDERRHKDEKDERRHREEKRDSKKERRHSRSRSRDRKHRSRSVSRNAGKHSRSRSKEKLSKHKSESKEKSNKRSRSRSRGRTDSSEKSRKRDRSPSKERSRKRSKSKERSHKHDHSDKDHSNKHDRRSQSTERENQKQSKNKDETV, from the exons ATGGCCAACAACTGCCCCGTCCTGGGCGCTGGCAACTGCCACCAGCCCCCTCCGCAGCACCAACAGCCGCCTCAGCCGCCCGGGCCGCCGGCCGGAGCCGTTCTCTCGCCGCCACCGCTGCCGCTCCAGAGCGCGGGCCCCAAGCCGGCGGCCTCCGGCAAGCAAGGCAACGTCCTGCCCCTGTGGGGGAACGAGAAGACCATGAACCTCAACCCCATGATCCTCACCAACATCCTCTCCTCGCCCTACTTCAAGGTGCAGCTCTACGAGCTCAAGACCTACCACGAGGTGGTCGACGAGATCTACTTCAAG GTTACACATGTTGAGCCTTGGgagaaaggaagcagaaaaacaGCAGGCCAGACAGGGATGTGCGGAGGG GTGCGTGGTGTTGGAACTGGTGGTATAGTATCTACAGCCTTTTGTCTCCTCTACAAGTTATTTACCCTGAAGCTAACTCGTAAGCAAGTGATGGGACTGATAACGCATACAGACTCTCCTTATATTAGGGCCCTTGGATTCATGTATATTAG GTACACACAGCCTCCAACAGATTTATGGGACTGGTTTGAATCTTTTCTTGATGATGAGGAG GATCTCGATGTGAAAGCTGGTGGTGGTTGTGTCATGACCATTGGAGAAATGCTGCGTTCCTTCCTTACTAAGCTTGAATGGTTTTCTACGTTATTTCCAAGAATTCCTGTACCAGTCCAGAAGAACATAGATCAACAAATAAAAGCCAGACCTAGAAAAATCAAGAAGGATGGCAAGGAAGGAGTAGAAGAAGTAGACAGACATGCAGAGCGTAGACGTTCAAG GTCTCCAAGGAGGTCCTTGAGTCCCAGGAGGTCACCTAGAAGATCAAGAAGCAGAAGTCGTCACCGAGAAGGCCGTGGATCATCCAGTTTTGATAGAGaattggaaagagaaagagagcggCAAAGGCTAGAACGTGAAGCCAAGGAGAGAGACAGGGAGAGGCGACAGTCCAGAAGTTCTGATCGAACGTTGGAACGTCGTCGAAGCAGAAGCCGAGAGAGGCACAGGAGTCGAAGCCGTGACCGGAAAGGAGACAGAAGAGAGCgggacagagagagggagaaagaaaatgaaCGCAGTAGAAAGAAGGAGCGTGACTATGATAAAGACAGAGGCATTGAAAGGGAGAGAGAGCGATCCAGAGAGAGAGATCGCTCAAGAGAAAAATCAAAAGACAGAAAAAGCAAAAGTGAAATAGATGAGAGGAGGCACAAAGATGAAAAAGATGAAAGGAGACATAGAGAGGAGAAGAGGGATTCCAAAAAAGAGAGGAGACACAGCAGGAGCCGAAGTAGGGATCGGAAGCATAGAAGTAGAAGTGTGAGTAGGAATGCTGGCAAGCACAGCAGGAGCAGGAGTAAAGAGAAATTGAGTAAACACAAGAGTGAAAGTAAAGAGAAATCAAATAAACGGAGTAGAAGCAGAAGCAGAGGAAGAACTGATAGTAGTGAAAAGTCCCGAAAGCGAGACCGTAGCCCCAGTAAAGAGAGGTCGCGAAAACGTAGCAAAAGCAAAGAACGTTCCCACAAACATGACCACAGTGATAAGGACCACTCAAACAAACACGATCGCCGGAGCCAAAGCACAGAACGAGAGAATCAAAAACAATCTAAAAACAAAGATGAGACTGTATGA